One Penaeus chinensis breed Huanghai No. 1 chromosome 12, ASM1920278v2, whole genome shotgun sequence DNA segment encodes these proteins:
- the LOC125031082 gene encoding phosphatidylserine lipase ABHD16A-like: MSLFWSCLVGPRLYSVYGQVRSGKQVIPYVANALEQFGNNIMKGLNIMYNIGYFASPFIAYSVYQWEYSSYITAAKYGTGLGLLLIVAMIIRGFGRRFNPTYTTFIKVLNKAGNYRPSLEDMEAVQNYEFDFSAWPVNFDWASGVPDEKKNRIYVVGMSLVRRKRGILNRILMLPIDIMASLLTFLIGKQLIYPGCSEWFQTIIGQILMKGREKLILHQEGERRKVTTRDGNSIDTMFVDRRKHGEYPNGKTLVVCCEGNAGFYELGIMTVPLDAGYSVLGWNHPGFGGSTGSPYPSQEQNAADVVMHYALHELDFKPEDIIVYGWSIGGYTSTWMAMNYPQLGGLVLDATFDDILPLAIMRMPSCMEGVVTAAIRNHFNLTPGAQLSRYPGPVTIIRRLRDEIITTDETQLSGNLGNSLLEKLLKSRYPALMCKQSVEVLHQWLNEDPAFKSSILNRWGVDGVLCSTLLATYVNEYSTAFPLMIGEDMNEEEKTRLLLYLASKHLVDYNESHNPPLDVSLFRKPWRIISDSSYVQVD, encoded by the exons ATGTCTCTCTTCTGGAGCTGTCTAGTGGGGCCTCGCCTGTACAGCGTGTACGGGCAGGTCAGGTCAGGGAAACAG GTCATTCCATATGTTGCTAATGCACTAGAACAGTTTGGAAACAACATTATGAAGGGG CTGAACATCATGTACAATATTGGTTACTTCGCTTCACCCTTTATTGCTTATTCTGTCTACCAGTGGGAATACTCAAGCTACATCACAGCAGCCAAG TATGGAACTGGTCTCGGACTGCTGCTGATTGTGGCCATGATCATTCGAGGATTTGGCCGGAGATTTAACCCAACCTACACAACCTTCATAAAGGTGCTGAACAAGGCTGGAAATTACAGACCTTCTCTTGAAGACATG GAGGCTGTGCAGAACTATGAATTTGACTTCTCTGCATGGCCTGTCAATTTTGATTGGGCAAGTGGAGTCCC ggatgaaaagaagaacagaatATATGTTGTTGGGATGAGTTTAGTtcggagaaaaagaggaatactCAATAGGATATTGATGTTACCCATTGATATTATGGCATCACTTCTTACATTCTTGATTGGAAAACAGCTAATCTACCCTGGCTGCTCAGAGTGGTTCCAGACCATCATAG GGCAAATTcttatgaaaggaagagaaaaattaatTCTGCaccaagaaggggaaagaagaaaagtcaCAACACGGGATGGAAACAGCATTGACACAATGTTTGTGGACAGAAGAAAGCA TGGGGAATATCCAAATGGTAAGACATTGGTGGTTTGCTGTGAAGGAAATGCTGGCTTCTATGAGCTAGGAATAATGACTGTTCCATTAGATGCTGGATATTCAGTCCTAGGATGGAACCACCCTGGATTTGGAGGCAGTACA GGTTCACCATACCCAAGCCAAGAACAAAATGCTGCAGATGTAGTCATGCATTATGCTCTCCATGAGTTAGATTTCAAGCCAGAGGATATCATTGTCTATGGCTGGAGTATAGGAGGATACACCAGCACTTGGATGGCCATGAATTATCCACAG CTTGGGGGACTGGTTCTGGATGCAACTTTTGATGATATTCTGCCTTTGGCTATAATGCGAATGCCATCATGCATGGAAGGTGTTGTGACTGCTGCCATTCGCAATCACTTCAACCTGACACCAGGGGCCCAGCTCTCAAGGTATCCTGGGCCGGTCACCATCATTCGACGCTTAAGAGATGAGATCATTACCACTGa TGAAACACAGCTCAGTGGGAATTTGGGCAACAGTCTTCTGGAGAAGCTGCTGAAGAGTCGTTATCCGGCTCTTATGTGCAAGCAGTCTGTTGAGGTCCTGCACCAATGGCTCAATGAAGATCCAGCATTTAAAT CATCCATCTTGAATCGCTGGGGTGTGGATGGAGTACTTTGTTCCACCCTGTTGGCCACATATGTCAATGAGTACAGCACAGCATTCCCACTCATGATTGGTGAGGAcatgaatgaggaggagaagaccaGGTTACTGCTCTACCTG GCCAGCAAGCACTTGGTGGACTACAATGAGTCCCACAACCCTCCCCTGGACGTAAGCCTCTTCCGCAAGCCATGGAGGATTATCAGCGATTCTTCATATGTTCAG GTTGACTAG